In the genome of Methanococcoides burtonii DSM 6242, the window TGAAGGTGAAACTGAAGAACAGGCACTCCCAATTTTTGCAGAAAAATATTTTAAAAAATCCCCTGTTGAAATAGGACTAGATTTTATTGGTGTAGGTGGCCATCCAAAATATCTACCATTTTTACGTTTTGCAGAGGCATTAAATATTCCTTGGCTTATTTTAAGTGATGCAGAACTTTCTACAAAAGAAAGTGTTCTTTCACAATTTTCGAAGTGTAGTTCTAAAAAGAGTGATATCAATTGTGTCGTTTTCCTTGATGATGGAAATGATTTTGAAAAACAGCTTATCGCTGATAATTTTAGTGTTGAGATTAAAAGTGCCATTTCTTCTTCATGTAATTATATGAATGGACAACATAAAAAAGCAAAAGAAAAAGAAATCGAAAAGTATGATGACAAAAAGTTGTATACGATCATAATGGGTAGTAAAACACAATATGGTCCTGTTATTGCTGAAAAGATAATACAAACCGATAAAGATTTACCTCCTAAAGTAATTAATCTATTTAGGAAGATAGATGCTATTTTAAAAAGGAAGGAGATATAAGCATGACACCCCGAGTTGAATTGTCAAAAAAGCAGGAAGAAATTGTCTTTGCTGAAAATGGTGCCATCTACGTTAAAGCTAGTGCTGGGAGTGGAAAAACACGTGTTTTAACTGAAAGGGTACGATATCTATTAGATAAAACCAATAAAAAAGTACTTGCTCTGACATTTACTAACAAGGCGGGGGAAGAGATTAAGGAACGATTAAGCGACATATCAGAAATAGACAATCGTGTTTTTGTGGGGACTTTTCATAGTTTTTGTCAATCTATACTGGAAAACCATGGTAATTTGATTGGTCGGGCGCAAATGCCGCATATTTTTGAAGATGAATCAGACAGGTTAGAATTGGTTGAACAGGCGATTATGCAAACCCCTTCATATGCAGAAATATACAAAAATAAATCTAAACAAAATCAGATTGATTATCGATATAGTGTATTAAGTTTTATCTCAAAAGTTAAACGAGAATTAATCTCTGACAGTGAACTTGGACAACATACAACTGATGATAATCTAGTTTTGATTTATCATAACTATCGGGAGATTTTGGATAATCAAAATGCCATCGATTTCGATGATCTTTTGTTTCTTGCGCATAACTTGCTGGTTAATTATCCCAAAACAGCTGCTTTGTACCGCAGGAGTTTTTTTGCGATTTGCATAGATGAAGCACAGGACTTGAATAATGCCCAATATCAACTTTTACTTGCTTTGGTTAATGGTGAATTTAATAATATCATAATGGTAGGCGATTCGAATCAATCAATTTACAACTTTAATGGTTCATCTCCGAAATATATGGATGAACAGTTTGTACATGATTTTGACCCCGTTGCTGTTATAAAATTGAATGAAAATTATCGTTCATCAAAAGAAGTATTATTAGCTGCAAAAAAAATAATTCCGGATGAATCTGATATTTCAGAAACAGTTAAGGAAGGCATTTTTAAAATACATTGTCTGAAAAATGAACACGATGAAGCCCAGTGGGTTGTTGATAAGATAAATGAACTACTTACTGCAAAAACACATGATGATATTGAAGGTGAAATTACCCTTGAAAAAATAGCAGTTCTTGCAAGAAATAAATATATCTTTAATCAATTAGAAAATCTCTTAACAGAGAACAATCTTCCTTTTTACTACAAAATGACTCCAGGAATGATTCGTTTTGAGTCTGATTTAATGAAAATATTTGATCTTTCATTAAGAGTAAGGTTAAACCCATTGGACGATTTACATAAGCAAAGGTTGCTAAATTATCTAAATATAAAAAATTCCGAAAATATGAACTTGGAAAGTATGATTCCATTAGTGCCAGATGAGTTGGTTCAAAATCTTATCTTACTAGTTACGGAATTACATGATGATGGAAGTAACATAAAGCAGAAATTGGAAAGTTTCAGAGATACGCTGACTGTCAATGATGAAAACGAAAAGAATATGATTTTCAATGACATTACAGAAATATTAAACCATTGGCATAATTATGCTAAGAAAACAGATAACAAATCATTGCATCAATTTAAAAATGCTATGGCTTTAGGAAAAACTCATCCACTAACACAACATAGCGGTATCACACTAAGTACCGTGCATACAATGAAAGGACAGGAGTTTGATATTGTCTTTATTATCGGCATGGATGATGAGACATTTCCTGATTATCGTGCTGTTCGAAGCGGGGGTATCGAGCTGATACAAGAAAAAAATAATTTATATGTTGCTTTTACCCGAGCAAAGCGCTTTTTATATGTAACCTAGCCACAAGAGAGGATGATGCCTTGGGGTAGCTCTAAAACTAGAGTAATCTCTCGTTTTTTAAGTAATTTCTCATTCAGTTAAGTCCATCTCAAAAGTGACTTTAAAATCCCTTTTCCTTTTTTGTTTGCTTTGTAACTTTGAATTCCATCAAGCAAAACTACCAGATGGTAAAGCAAATACAAAATCTTATTATTCACCTATTGGTAAGATCGTTCTACCGAACTTTTCATTTATTATTTCAGCCAGTGCCAGGTATATTGCACTAAGGCCACAAAAGATCCCTTCGTAGCCAGCGAATTGCTTCAATGCTGCATTTCCTGTGAGATCGGATATGGCCAGCAATAGGAATAGCAATGTTAATGATCCGAAGACGACTTGCAAGGCCCTGTTAGCTTTGAAAGTACCTATGAACATCCCGAAGGTGAACAATCCCCACATGAACAGATATGCTGACATTTCGATTGCGCCTGGAGTGTCTCCCATGCCCAATTTTGGTGCGATTAGTATGAACACTAACGTGAGCCAGAATGCTCCATATGACGTGAATGCTGTTGTCCCAAAAGTATTACCATTTTTCCATTCCATGAGCCCTGCTATAATTTGAGCAATACCTCCATAAAATAGGCCCATGGCTAAGATCGTTACTCCCAGTCCAAAGAATCCAGCATTATGCAAATTAAGTAACACCGTGGTCATTCCAAACCCCATTAATCCCAATGGTGCCGGATTTGCTGTCGTGATCTTGGTCACACTTTCATCCATCTCATAATTCCCCCATATTAATTATCATGTCACTTACAATAAAGTTTATGGGTAATGTGGATATAATCATTCTCAATAATTAGTGCTTGAATTTTGAATTATTAATGAGAATTCCGATAAACCTCGGAAACAGACGCAATATTTATAATATATTACAATAATTTTGTATTATGTCCTTAACAAACTTTGCTTTTAAAGAAGAGTACAAACGTCTTGAAAATCTCGGTGACAAGCTCTCTGAAATTGAATCTCTCATCGATTGGAAACCATTTCGTCCAATTATAGCAGAGATGTATATCAATAAAACAGAGTTCGGTGGCAGACCAAACGTTGATGAAATCGTCATGCTCAAAATGTTAGTATTGCAACAATGGCATGGACTATCTGACCCTGAACTTGAAAGACAAGCTACTGACAGAATTTCCTTTAGGAAATTCTTGGGCTTTCCTGCAAAAATTCCAGATCATACTACTGTTTGGGCATTTAGAGAACGAATTGCTCAATCAGGAAAAGAAGATGAAATCTGGAATGAAATGCAAAGACAACTTGATAAGAAAGGTTTGAGGATCAAACAAGGTATGATTCAGGATGCAACATTTATACATGCTGATCCAGGACATGCAAATCTTGATACTCCTCGTGGAAATGAAGCAAAGACCAGAAGATGTAAGGACGGTACATGGACAAAAAAGGCATCTAAGTCACATTTTGGATATAAACTACATACCATTGAAGATACCGAATATGATCTGATAAGGAGATATAGGACAACTACTGCCTCAGTTCATGATAGTCAGGTGGATCTTTCTGAAGAAGGCGAAGTTGTTTACAGAGATAGAGGTTACTTTGGTGCAATTTCAAAAGGATATGATGCAACTATGCAAAGGGGCGTGCGAGGTCATCCTATTGGTATTAGGGATAAGATGAGAAACAAAAGAATAAGCAGGAAAAGAGCAAAGGGAGAAAGACCTTATGCTGTTATCAAAAATGTGTTTACGTCAGGATTTGTAAGAGTAACAACGTTGGCAAGAGTAAATGTCAAAATGGCGATTACAGCATTCAGCTATAATCTCTATCAATTGAGGACAATAAGAAGAAAATCATTAGGATGAATAGCGGTAGCTATTCAAAAAAGTTGGAAAGTATATAAATAGATACTAGCAAACTGCTGGAAATAGAGAGAAAAGCTCAAAATTTTAGCTGGAAAAATTTGCTTTGAAAAAAATCAGCAGTTAATCGCAATTCTCTAATATGTGATCAATTGGATGCCTTCATCAAAAATGGACAATCTTATAACTCATAAACATCTAAATTCAGATATCTTTTCACACATCATATATTATCCAAACTAACATCGGAGATCCAAAACCATGACCGATATCCTCATCACAAACACAAAGGTCTTCTACAACAATATTCTGCAGCCCGGTGAAATTCAGATCAATGACGGAAAAATCCAACGGATAGCAAAGAATATCACTTCAGCAGACCCGGACCTTCTTATCGATGCGAAGGGAGCATTAACTATTCCTGGGGGTATCGATGTACATGTGCATTTCAGGGAGCCTGGAATGATAAAAAAAGAGGACTGGTACACAGGGTCATGTTCAGCGGCTGCTGGTGGTACTACTACTGTTGTCGAGCATCCGAACACCATTCCACCTACCATTGACAAATCATCCTTCAAAGAAAAACTTAAACTCGCAAACCGCAAATCGATAATTGATTTCGGCATCAATGGTGGTGTAACAAAGAACCTTGAGTCACTTTCCCTTCTTTGGGAATTGGGAGTCACATCGTTTGGTGAGATATTCATGGCCGAGTCCACAGGCGGGCTGAATATAGATGAGAAGGACTTTTCAGAAGCTCTTGGGATAATCAAGGAACTTGATGCTGTCGCCTGTATCCATGCAGAGGATGAGAACATCCGCCTTGAGAATGAGAAATTGTTAAAACATGATCTTTCTCCCAATTCACATTCCAGGATACGCTCGAATCTGTGTGAGGGAATTGCTGTCCAGAATGCGCTTGAGACCATCGCAGAAAAGGGAACAAGGTCACACTTTTGTCACATCAGTACACTTGATGCATTGGGTCTGATACGCAAAGAGGCATATGTGGCTCAAAATGAAGGACGTGAGAGCAAAGTCACCTGTGAGACGGCACCACACCACCTTTTCCTTTCCACAAGGGACTGGGACAGGCTTGGTACTTTTGGGAAGATGAACCCTCCACTGCGTGATCGCAGGAACGTAAAAGCGCTGATGAATGCCATAAATGATGGAACTGTTAATGCGATAGCTTCCGATCATGCACCGCATTCCGAATTTGATAAGGACCTTGACATCAGAAGCGCACCCTCCGGTGTGCCAGGTGTGGAGACACTTATGCCACTTATGCTCATGGCCGTCAAGAAGAACCTGCTTCCAATTGGCAGGATGATAGAGGTAACAAGCCGAAATCCTGCTCGTATCTTTGGTCTTGATACAAAGCATTCAAAGGGCGTATTTGCTGAAGGGTATGATGCTGATCTGATCATTGTGGATACACACACAGCTACCCCCATAAAAGCAGACAAGCTTCACAGTAAAGCCGGGTGGACCCCATTTGAGAACATGGATGCTATATTCCCCAAAATGACCATTTCAAAGGGTGAGGTTATCTGGGATGGTGAACTCATTGCCGAAAAGGGACGTGGAAGTTTCCTTGAAGGTTGTGGATGTCTTGAGGATGAATGATGAACATAAACTTTATATCTATGAACACGAAGAGGTAAATCCTTAAGTAGCTA includes:
- a CDS encoding ATP-dependent helicase, which produces MTPRVELSKKQEEIVFAENGAIYVKASAGSGKTRVLTERVRYLLDKTNKKVLALTFTNKAGEEIKERLSDISEIDNRVFVGTFHSFCQSILENHGNLIGRAQMPHIFEDESDRLELVEQAIMQTPSYAEIYKNKSKQNQIDYRYSVLSFISKVKRELISDSELGQHTTDDNLVLIYHNYREILDNQNAIDFDDLLFLAHNLLVNYPKTAALYRRSFFAICIDEAQDLNNAQYQLLLALVNGEFNNIIMVGDSNQSIYNFNGSSPKYMDEQFVHDFDPVAVIKLNENYRSSKEVLLAAKKIIPDESDISETVKEGIFKIHCLKNEHDEAQWVVDKINELLTAKTHDDIEGEITLEKIAVLARNKYIFNQLENLLTENNLPFYYKMTPGMIRFESDLMKIFDLSLRVRLNPLDDLHKQRLLNYLNIKNSENMNLESMIPLVPDELVQNLILLVTELHDDGSNIKQKLESFRDTLTVNDENEKNMIFNDITEILNHWHNYAKKTDNKSLHQFKNAMALGKTHPLTQHSGITLSTVHTMKGQEFDIVFIIGMDDETFPDYRAVRSGGIELIQEKNNLYVAFTRAKRFLYVT
- a CDS encoding acetate uptake transporter, encoding MDESVTKITTANPAPLGLMGFGMTTVLLNLHNAGFFGLGVTILAMGLFYGGIAQIIAGLMEWKNGNTFGTTAFTSYGAFWLTLVFILIAPKLGMGDTPGAIEMSAYLFMWGLFTFGMFIGTFKANRALQVVFGSLTLLFLLLAISDLTGNAALKQFAGYEGIFCGLSAIYLALAEIINEKFGRTILPIGE
- a CDS encoding IS5-like element ISMbu1 family transposase, giving the protein MSLTNFAFKEEYKRLENLGDKLSEIESLIDWKPFRPIIAEMYINKTEFGGRPNVDEIVMLKMLVLQQWHGLSDPELERQATDRISFRKFLGFPAKIPDHTTVWAFRERIAQSGKEDEIWNEMQRQLDKKGLRIKQGMIQDATFIHADPGHANLDTPRGNEAKTRRCKDGTWTKKASKSHFGYKLHTIEDTEYDLIRRYRTTTASVHDSQVDLSEEGEVVYRDRGYFGAISKGYDATMQRGVRGHPIGIRDKMRNKRISRKRAKGERPYAVIKNVFTSGFVRVTTLARVNVKMAITAFSYNLYQLRTIRRKSLG
- a CDS encoding dihydroorotase; the protein is MTDILITNTKVFYNNILQPGEIQINDGKIQRIAKNITSADPDLLIDAKGALTIPGGIDVHVHFREPGMIKKEDWYTGSCSAAAGGTTTVVEHPNTIPPTIDKSSFKEKLKLANRKSIIDFGINGGVTKNLESLSLLWELGVTSFGEIFMAESTGGLNIDEKDFSEALGIIKELDAVACIHAEDENIRLENEKLLKHDLSPNSHSRIRSNLCEGIAVQNALETIAEKGTRSHFCHISTLDALGLIRKEAYVAQNEGRESKVTCETAPHHLFLSTRDWDRLGTFGKMNPPLRDRRNVKALMNAINDGTVNAIASDHAPHSEFDKDLDIRSAPSGVPGVETLMPLMLMAVKKNLLPIGRMIEVTSRNPARIFGLDTKHSKGVFAEGYDADLIIVDTHTATPIKADKLHSKAGWTPFENMDAIFPKMTISKGEVIWDGELIAEKGRGSFLEGCGCLEDE